CTTAGATACTACGCTGCAGATGCCGGATTGGCGTTAGGTCTTCAAGGGAGGATTTTTCCCGGTATGCCTTTATATACTGACGTGAATGGCGACTATTTAATCGATGGCGGAGATTATGGGAATGATAAAAAGATCATTGAAAATAAATCTCCTGAGCCCAAAATACAAGGAGGACTCAATACAACCATCAGGTATAAAAACTTCTCTTTAAGGGCACATTCTTCGTTTGCATTCGGACATTATATTTTTAATACTACCTTACAACAGCAGCTGACAAATTTTGATAGTCCGGAAAGGTTTTTCCAATTGGCTTTGTATAAGTTTGACGAGACAAAATTCTGGCAGAAACCCGGTGATGGTTCCTATTATCCGATGATGTACATAGGTTACTCAGACGGAGGATCAGCCCGCTCTTTCCGCAGATCTTCCATGTTTATAGAACAGGGTGATTATTGGAGTATTGATAATGTAACACTGTCATACAATTTACCGGATAAACTCATCTCCCAACTAAAACTCAACAGGGTAAATGTCTATATGACGGTAAATAATCCGTATATGTGGAAAAAATCTCAGGTTTTCGACCCGCGTATGGTATCGAAAACAGGTTATTACAATGGAAGCGGATATCCATTATCTCGTAATTATCTTTTCGGTTTACAGTTTCAATTCTAAAAACATAATCAAATGAAGAAAATATTAATTTTTACTCTATTATATCCCATACTCTTTGCTTGTCACGATTTTTTAGACGTAGAGCAAGTGGATTTAGTGTACAATGAAGTCTACTGGAAAACTCAAAGCGATGCTGAAAAAGGTGTTTTGGGGATATATGCTTTATATAGAGGATTAATGGTAAATCCGCAGAACTGGTATCAAAGAGGCGATGCGACTACCGGTTTTGTAAATAGAGGATGGAATGGCGGTTCACCGGATCAATTATATAAAGTGGGCGATTTTGAAAATATTACCGGGCCAAAATCATGGGGAGAATTAGAAGATTATGGGGATTGGTCTAAATTCTATAAAGTGGTAGCCCAGGCGAATCTGGTAATTAAGAAAGTGGAGGAAATGCCTGCGGAGAAATTTACAGGTAATAACAAAAACAAACTACTTGGGGAAGCATATTTTCTGAGGGCCCTTGTCTATTTCAATATTTTACGAATTTGGGGGAATGCTCCCTATATCAGTGAGTCTATTGAATCTTCGACGCAACTCATCAATAACGATTTGACACCTATACTCATTGGCAGGACAGATGACATAGAAATAGGGAAAAATGTACTTCAGGATGTGAATAATGCCATAAGTAAATTAGAATATGGGAATATGGCAAATGCGGAATGGGGAATCCGGGCTAACCTTGGATCTGCCGAAGCACTTGCCGGACATGTCAATATGTGGATGTATTTTCTGGCCAATAGAGACAATTTAGATAGCCAACAGTATTTGACGGATGCTATAACAGCGTTGGAATCTTTGAAGAGTAATGGCGGATACTCGCTCGTGGACTATAGTAGTCCGACTGTAATTGAGACGCTTTATGGCGGAAAGTCGAGCGAAGCCATATTTGAGCTGAATATCTCTTCCCAGGACAATGAATCTTATAGAGTAGATGTGGGTGGTATTATAAACCTGACCTGCAAGATTCCGCCTCTTGACGGTGATGTTACAAAAGACAGGGCATCCAGTATTAATTTCGTTCCAAGGGTCCAAAAAGAGTTGATATATCCGGAATATGATATCGCTACTGAAACAGGAGATATAAGAGCAAATCTTTTCTTCCAGGCATGGGAGTCACCGTACAATGAACCATTCAGTGATGTAAGCCCTGTGGCTACGGATAGAGAACTGGTTACATGGATGAAAAAATATGCGCTGATGAGTGTGGATCCTTTGCATTCATGGAACGAGTATATCCCTTATTTTGCAGAAGCAAATATTCCCATATTCAGATATACAGATCTTTATCTTCTCCTGGCGGAGGCATATTATAAGGATAATCAACAAGCTAAATCGATAGCTCTTGTGAATGACATAAGAGATCGGGCAAATTTACCCCCTTATTCCGGTGACAATTTGCTGGCGGAGATCCTCCAACAACGAATCAGTGAACTAATTGGAGAAGGGCAGATCTATTATGATATGGTAAGGAATAACAGCTTCCCTAATCCACAGGTGATGGATCCAGGCAGGTATCAGCAAGAGGGCTACTATTGGCCGGTATCCGGCTCTGTTCTCCTATCAAATAAAATGATCTCTCAGACTCCTTACTGGAACGGAAAAACGAGATGGTAGTAATTATCTGAAAAATTAATCGTATGAAACGAGCATGGGAATCATTACAACCAAGAACATGATTAAAAGCGAGTTCCATATGACACCATTGAAAATAAATATTTTAATCATATGAAAAAATATATTCACTTGATAATTGTCCTAATCGCCACAATAATATTATTCGGATGTAATAATGAGGACTACATCATTGGTGGCGAGGCAAATGAAACCAATAAACTGGACATGACAACATTTGATCTGTTGAGCCGGATGAAAGAGACTGAAGTTGTCGCTGAGCTTTTTGAGAGAGCAGGATTGAAAGAGGCAATTAATGGAGATATAACCGTTGTTGCACCCAATATATGGTCTGTGAATCGTTATCTTCGCCGGAGAAACAATCAGGCACTACGGACAAATCCCGAAGCGGAACCGATCACCATTGATGATATAACCAGTGAAGAATTAACAAAGATGGGAATGTATATATTGCCCGGGAAATGGTGGCGTGAAACGATTCCTGAAGATGGTAAAATCTTAACGGCATTGGATGGAACAGAAGTATATATATCCAGAGATAAAACCAATACCGACCCGGGAGCCGCATGGGATGGCTCAGGTGTGGCAGGTTGGGGTTATCAGTATTCTAACTTCATGCAGGAAGTTCCTTATATTATACACATCCATTTTAAAAGAGGTGCCAATTGGGAATGGACCGGTATTGAACGCTCAAGCTTATCGGAATACTTCGATAATCCGGAATGTGATCATGTGTATCGCATGTATGTCTCCGATATATTGACGCTGAATGGAGTAGTACATGTTTTATACCAGGGGGACTACAATTATTCCGACCATTATTATTATCATTCCCTATTCTTTTTTGGAACAAGAAGTGATGACTTATTGTAACTTTTAAAATTGAGATTATGAAAAAGCAAATTAAATTTCTTGGAGCACTAATTATTATGTCGACATTGTTTGTAGTGTCATGTTTTCAGGAACCGGATGGTATTGGCTACTTAAGCGATGATATATATCTGAAAGGGGCAGATACAATATATGTCTCAATTGGCGGAAAAGGAAATACCGATTATGCATGGACCGATAATTCATCAGAACCGCTAAATTTCGCCATCGAAAATATCAGAGATGCTTCCAATAACCGTTCAGCACAGTTTTTTGAAAAATATATCTATCGTACATGGATAAAACCTTATGATTTTTTGACTGATAAAACGGAAGAACAGGTCATGGCAAAACTGGAAGACAGGGAAGTTGAGCCTGTAATGATCAACCCGGTAAATGGCCAGTTACTATATACGGAGGTTACATCTAACCTATCAGGTCCGGGAGATGTATATCATGTAGACGTAAGAGTAACCAATTCAAAAGGATCAAAACTATATCCCGATTATGCTATTTTAAAACTCACTTCAGATGCAAGGGCGTTTACTGTGAATGAAGTGATTAACGGCATCTCTGTGGTAAGGGGTGGTGCTAATAATTTCGTGCTCTATGATCAGATAAACACTTCACAACCCGACTTTATCACACGAAGAAATAATATTTATGCTGATAATGGTGTAGAATTTGTCAGAATCCATAAAGTTTCCGATGAACCGAACATAGGTATCAGGGTAATATTTAAATTGCTTGATTCCAAGGGAGCGCTGTTTAATCCGGCTGAGTATGCAACCTATGCTGCCGGGACATACAGTTATATTGATCATTCGATCAACAGGCAAAATACGAGTGAAGGGATGATAGTGGAGTTTCCCACTACACCCTGGCCTACAAATGTGAATTTCATGTCATACCTAAGGGGACCTACTGCTACTGATTTTCATTCTTTCGATATTGATAAACTATATGAAGACTTTCTGGCAGGCAAGGTTCCAAGTTTGATTGCACCTGCTAACTGGCCCGAAAACAACTGGGCGGATGCATCGGCCTGGTTCGTAAGAATTCGTTCTATAATCACATTCTATGAAAGTGGTACCTGGGAGGTTAGTTGTCAAATACCATACACAGCCATTGATGGAAATTTCACTTATTAAAATAAGCTATTCGAATATTCATCGGTAAATATCAAAATAAAATAGTATGTATATAACAAATAAATCAATAGGGAGCTTATTCAACTATTTTTTAATCGGAGTTTTCCTTTCATCCTGTTTGTTTTCTTGTGGGAATAGTAGTAATACCCCTTCAGGTCAGCCGAAAGATGATTCTTCGGAAACTGATAGGGTCTCGGAGTTAGAATTAAATGTAACTGTTTTCGATACCACAGGTAAAGGAAAAGTAGAAGGCGCAACTATAGAAGTTTACAGTTCAGCGGAAGATCGAAATATCGGCAAGAATATAATATCATCAAAAAAAACAGATGCCAAAGGTATTGTCAGGTTTACAGGGAATGAACTCAATAAAAATAACCAGGTATTTGAAAAAATAAATGGGGTATATTATTTGAACATATTCAAACATAATCTGAGGCAGCAGGCAGAAACTGAATTTTTGGACTTCACGAAAGAAAAAAAAGTGGATCAGTCAATATATCTGGAAAATGCCAATGCAGAAACCATTACGGTAAAAGTTGCCGTAGTATATGAAAACCCTGTTTTATTACCCCAAAACAAACGTCTTCACGAACTCTTTATCACTCCCGGATACAGTTTTAAATGGAACGATCCGGCGGAACTTTCCAAGAATTATGAAAAGGCGCTGGAAGAAGTTTCAGGATATACTGTAGATTATCAAATAGTGAAGGAAATTGATGCTGAGCGACTATTTACCTATCTTAAAAATGATCCCCGGAAGAGGTTGTTATCAGTGGAAGAAGTGGTGAAATACCTGGGAGAGGAAAATTGGGATACCTTTAAAAAAACAGGGACTTCATATGATTATAATGCCATGGTCACCCATTATGGTTTTGACAAAATGCGGGACAAGGGTGAAATTCATGAAGTATGGGTCTGGACTTTTCCTTATGGTGGAATGTGGGAGTCACACATGATGGGCAAGGATGCTTTTTGGATTAATTCTCCGCCGAATGAAAATCCCTCATGTACGGAACTACTCAGTATTATGGGATTGAATTACGAACGGGATCTGGCTTGTGCACTGGAAAGTTATGGACATCGTTTTGAATCAACCATGATGCAGGTTTACGGATGGTGGGATTATGACAATAAAACCAGCCTGTCTCAACTTTCCACATGGGAAAAATATTCTGCCTATGGTTTGAGGTATGAGAAATTTGAGAAAGGTAAAGCCCAGGTTGGAAATGTGCATTTCCCACCTAACGGACAACAGGATTATGATTTTGGCAACGAAACACATATACTAAGCTATGTGGATGATTGGTTGAACTATCCTTATTTAAGAGGAAATGAGGCCAGAAGTGTGAATCGGACAGAATGGGGAAATCCTCAGGGTTCCTGGCAATTAGGATGGATGAAATATTATCTTTCCCATATGCCTCGTTACAAAGGCATTCATCCGAATGATGGGAAATTGAATAATTGGTGGCACTATGTGGTAGATTATAACGATGCCATCAAACAACAAACTCTTGATTAGTCTATGGAAAATTTTAAAAAACTGTTGGTCATTATTTTTCTCATAGTGTGTTCTATACACCCACTGTGCAGTCAATCTTTGGAGTCGATACGGTTCAATGAAGGAAGCCATTTGTCAATTCAATCCATTGAACCGGGCATTATCTTTCCTGAAGAGCTGCCACTGGCCACATACCAGATAGGAAAAACAGAATACTCAACAGTTACTTCCTCCGGGATTATGGATGTATCTTTTTTGATGCAAACATCCCAATTGGGGATCCAAGGGATGATCAGTTTTAAAAATATTTCTGCCGACACATTGATTTTACATAACGTTGTTCCGCTGGGAAGAAGTGAAAAAAACGTATATATTACCGGAAAAGGTTCGCATGGCCTTTCCCGTACGTATTTGTTCCGACCGGATCATGAACCGCTCAATGTTATTCTGCCCGACAATGCATGGGAATTGGGATTTACCTGTGCGGAAACAGGGGGAGAAGATCATATTGCTGCATTGGTACGACGTGAAAATAAGAGTCTGAAAAATGGAAATCTAAGACGTTTTGAAACCATCTTATATCCTGATGGCATTATTGAGTACAATTTCTGGCTGGATAAATATAAAGGTGATTGGCAAAATGGCCTGAAGTTAATGTTTCAGGATAGATTGCTGTACGATGTTCCGGTAGGTACATTCGATAATTCACTGATCGAAAGGGATGACTTGAAATGGATCCGGGACTGCTTCGCGGTCAATCTCATGATGACCTGGGATAAACGATTCTTTGATTATGAAGACAATTCGTTTCATGTACAGCAGTATCTTGAAAAAATGAAAAGCCTGATGGGTGGCTATGATGTGTATGGCATCTGGCCCACATGGCCCGCATTAGGGATGGACCAGCGGAATCAATGGGATATGTTCCGGGATTTACCGGGTGGATACACGAAATTAAGGGAGATCTCGGATCTATGCCACAAGATGGGAACTTACTTCTTCTTATGTTACAATCCGTGGGACGAAAGTACCCGTTCGGATGAGGGTCATTTCGACGGGATGACCAATATTACCGGAATTGCGGATATTGACGGATTCGTGCTTGATACCAAAGGTGGGTCAAGTGTCGAATTGCAGAATGCGGTGGATGCCGCCCGTAAAGGAGTTGTAATGTACAGTGAGGGAATGGCGGTACCTCGTGATATGCAGGGAATTGCCTCCGGCAGAGTGCATAATGCCCTTTATTATCCGCCGGTACTGAATTTAAATAAATTCATAAAGCCTGATTTTGCCATTTTCAGAGTAGCCGAGGAAGCACGCGAACCAATAAAAAGGGAGTTCAATCTTTCATTTTTCAACGGATATGGCACGGAGATAAACAGTTTTCCTCCCGGAAGATTTGAATGGTCTGATCAACAAATGCAATATTGGGGTAAACTGCTTATGATCCAAAGGGAAAACAGTACAAATTTTTTCCAATACGATTTTATACCGCTCATTCCCACATCGGTTGATAGTATCTATGTGAATAGATGGGCAACAGAAACAAAGACGATCTATACAATTTTAAACCTGCGCCCGGCCGGATATGATGGAAATTTATTTCAGGTGGAGAATGAGGATGCCTGTCATTTTGTTGACCTGTGTAAACATGAAGAAGCGATTGTCAATAAGATTGGGGACAAAGACTATATACAAATAAAAATAGATGCATTTAACTGTTTTAACCTGGGTACAAACAATGAAAGCTCGGTATCAGCAATCGCCCGGTTCCCCAAATTATTGTCCGTTGTATTGAGTGGAGATAAACTTTCTTTCTCATCCCAAAAGGGTGATAAAATCAGAATCTGGTCAGGAGAGCCGGGTTATGAAAATATTCCTGCTGAATATGACACGAAGCTACACACGATTCGATTGCAGGATGTATTTCCGGATAAGGAAGGAAAGTTTGTCATTCAGGCGTTTGAGGGAAAAGAATTAATCGATGAGAGGGTAATTCACATCACACCCGGCACAGCACGTTTGATATCGGAAACTAAAATCACAGAGAAAGTGGAAACAGCGCCTATAGGTATGGTCACTATACCTGCCGGAATTTTTAAATGCGATAGTTACAGAGTAGGTGACTCTTTCATTCCTTATCCGGATAACCTGACATCCAGGGGTGAGGAAATATCCATGAAAAAATTTTTTATGGATCAATATCCGGTTACCAATACGCAATATAAAGAGTTTTTAGAAGCAACGAACTATCAACCAAAAGACACGACAAATTTCCTTAAACACTGGATAAATAAACAAATCCCCAAAGGACAGGAAAACTATCCGGTAATTTATGTGACACTTGAAGATGCAAAAGCGTATGCCACGTGGGCGGGAAAACGTATTCCATCCGAAATAGAGTGGCAGTATGCCGCCCAGACAGGAAATGGGAATGAATGGCCCTGGATACAGGAAACACCTGTGGAAAGAGAAGAAGAGTTCATCACGAATACTCTTTCCGTATGGAAAATAAAAGGGATAGATTCAACCCGGTGCAATTTGGGAGACGGTTCGCTTTATCCGGTCGGGAAATATGAAAAAGGAAAGAATCCTTATGGATTATATGATTTGGTAGGTTGTGTATGGCAGTTGACAAATGATGTTTATGATAATACTACTTACAGGTATATAATGATAAAAGGCGGAAGTTATTTTTCACCAAAATCAAGTTTCTGGTATGTACAGGGAGGCCCCCGTGAATTGAATTTCAGACAATATCTGCTTCGGGTTTCTCCGTCGTTCGAAAGAAAGGCAACAGTCGGATTCCGTTGTGTAAAAGATGCACGGTAAAAAATATTTTCGATTATAAAATTATAAATAGGTATATGTTATGAAGAAAACAAGTCTGATTATTCTATTATTATTTTTAGTATCTAACATGAATATCGAAGCACAGCAGAGGCAGTTGTCAACTGACTTCTATTTAAATAATCGTTCTCCATTAATTACAAAACCATATATGGAACTCCCTTTGGGCGCTGTACAG
This window of the Proteiniphilum saccharofermentans genome carries:
- a CDS encoding RagB/SusD family nutrient uptake outer membrane protein — encoded protein: MKKILIFTLLYPILFACHDFLDVEQVDLVYNEVYWKTQSDAEKGVLGIYALYRGLMVNPQNWYQRGDATTGFVNRGWNGGSPDQLYKVGDFENITGPKSWGELEDYGDWSKFYKVVAQANLVIKKVEEMPAEKFTGNNKNKLLGEAYFLRALVYFNILRIWGNAPYISESIESSTQLINNDLTPILIGRTDDIEIGKNVLQDVNNAISKLEYGNMANAEWGIRANLGSAEALAGHVNMWMYFLANRDNLDSQQYLTDAITALESLKSNGGYSLVDYSSPTVIETLYGGKSSEAIFELNISSQDNESYRVDVGGIINLTCKIPPLDGDVTKDRASSINFVPRVQKELIYPEYDIATETGDIRANLFFQAWESPYNEPFSDVSPVATDRELVTWMKKYALMSVDPLHSWNEYIPYFAEANIPIFRYTDLYLLLAEAYYKDNQQAKSIALVNDIRDRANLPPYSGDNLLAEILQQRISELIGEGQIYYDMVRNNSFPNPQVMDPGRYQQEGYYWPVSGSVLLSNKMISQTPYWNGKTRW
- a CDS encoding DUF5007 domain-containing protein, translating into MKKQIKFLGALIIMSTLFVVSCFQEPDGIGYLSDDIYLKGADTIYVSIGGKGNTDYAWTDNSSEPLNFAIENIRDASNNRSAQFFEKYIYRTWIKPYDFLTDKTEEQVMAKLEDREVEPVMINPVNGQLLYTEVTSNLSGPGDVYHVDVRVTNSKGSKLYPDYAILKLTSDARAFTVNEVINGISVVRGGANNFVLYDQINTSQPDFITRRNNIYADNGVEFVRIHKVSDEPNIGIRVIFKLLDSKGALFNPAEYATYAAGTYSYIDHSINRQNTSEGMIVEFPTTPWPTNVNFMSYLRGPTATDFHSFDIDKLYEDFLAGKVPSLIAPANWPENNWADASAWFVRIRSIITFYESGTWEVSCQIPYTAIDGNFTY
- a CDS encoding formylglycine-generating enzyme family protein, which encodes MENFKKLLVIIFLIVCSIHPLCSQSLESIRFNEGSHLSIQSIEPGIIFPEELPLATYQIGKTEYSTVTSSGIMDVSFLMQTSQLGIQGMISFKNISADTLILHNVVPLGRSEKNVYITGKGSHGLSRTYLFRPDHEPLNVILPDNAWELGFTCAETGGEDHIAALVRRENKSLKNGNLRRFETILYPDGIIEYNFWLDKYKGDWQNGLKLMFQDRLLYDVPVGTFDNSLIERDDLKWIRDCFAVNLMMTWDKRFFDYEDNSFHVQQYLEKMKSLMGGYDVYGIWPTWPALGMDQRNQWDMFRDLPGGYTKLREISDLCHKMGTYFFLCYNPWDESTRSDEGHFDGMTNITGIADIDGFVLDTKGGSSVELQNAVDAARKGVVMYSEGMAVPRDMQGIASGRVHNALYYPPVLNLNKFIKPDFAIFRVAEEAREPIKREFNLSFFNGYGTEINSFPPGRFEWSDQQMQYWGKLLMIQRENSTNFFQYDFIPLIPTSVDSIYVNRWATETKTIYTILNLRPAGYDGNLFQVENEDACHFVDLCKHEEAIVNKIGDKDYIQIKIDAFNCFNLGTNNESSVSAIARFPKLLSVVLSGDKLSFSSQKGDKIRIWSGEPGYENIPAEYDTKLHTIRLQDVFPDKEGKFVIQAFEGKELIDERVIHITPGTARLISETKITEKVETAPIGMVTIPAGIFKCDSYRVGDSFIPYPDNLTSRGEEISMKKFFMDQYPVTNTQYKEFLEATNYQPKDTTNFLKHWINKQIPKGQENYPVIYVTLEDAKAYATWAGKRIPSEIEWQYAAQTGNGNEWPWIQETPVEREEEFITNTLSVWKIKGIDSTRCNLGDGSLYPVGKYEKGKNPYGLYDLVGCVWQLTNDVYDNTTYRYIMIKGGSYFSPKSSFWYVQGGPRELNFRQYLLRVSPSFERKATVGFRCVKDAR